The following are from one region of the Cyclopterus lumpus isolate fCycLum1 chromosome 21, fCycLum1.pri, whole genome shotgun sequence genome:
- the col8a1a gene encoding collagen, type VIII, alpha 1a has product MRPLPIPLLLTLLQIAVLTYVSSGAYYGHKQHPQPYQPMQHLQHMGRENFPQQQYIGKEVPYMQYPHYRKELPQMPMHKGKENPRKGGGYNGGQDKGLTIPSGAEGIPQGEQGPAGPPGPEGPAGPPGNGQPGPAGQPGSPGPPGGPGMGKTGLPGLSGKPGGNGEAGPQGEMGPRGEEGPAGQSGPQGPPGPPGLPGIGKPGVQGLPGQPGSKGEPGHKGLPGLPGLPGPKGDKGIGLPGQPGHKGLPGPPGPAGPRGLPGFGKPGLNGAPGPLGPPGHKGYPGELGPAGPPGEGGQPGPPGQPGHGKPGQNGLPGQPGMPGGKGHSGPPGLPGKPGLPGFGKPGLPGPKGDKGMGGSPGLPGPKGDKGHGGLPGMLGPLGPNGPPGLPGPTGTPGGLGAPGPKGDCGEGGHKGLNGAQGDPGTSGLPGNDGLPGENGEPGQRGPPGPSGAKGDSGHKGLPGTLGTPGLPGPKGQSGFTGEVGPQGPKGIPGMDGTAGPIGPPGVHGPKGDSGLPGQPGIAGQGNPGISGPIGPQGKEGSPGTPGQPGTPGLPGPPGPPGVSGQSPDMAGVLSEMGPELDGVKASGYGKKGKYGGNEAEVMGASGLEMPAFTAIVTTPFPPVGTPVIFDKLLYNGRQNYNPETGVFTCDMPGIYYFAYHVHCKGANVWVALMRNNEPVMYTYDEYKKGFLDQASGSAVLPLQPGDTVYIQLPSDQASGLYAGQYVHSSFSGYLLYPM; this is encoded by the exons ATGCGTCCCCTTCCTATCCCACTGTTGCTGACACTTTTACAGATTGCAGTACTTACTTATGTGAGTTCTGGGGCATACTACGGACACAAGCAACACCCTCAGCCATACCAGCCGATGCAGCACCTCCAACACATGGGCAGAGAAAACTTTCCCCAACAACAGTACATTGGCAAGGAGGTACCCTATATGCAGTATCCCCACTACCGGAAGGAGCTACCCCAGATGCCTATGCACAAGGGCAAAGAAAACCCTCGTAAAGGGGGCGGATATAATGGTGGCCAAGACAAAG GTCTGACAATCCCTAGTGGGGCTGAAGGTATTCCCCAAGGAGAGCAAGGCCCAGctggaccaccaggaccagaGGGACCTGCGGGACCTCCAGGGAATGGACAGCCTGGACCTGCGGGACAACCTGGATCTCCTGGTCCACCAGGAGGGCCCGGAATGGGAAAAACAGGTTTGCCAGGACTGTCAGGCAAGCCAGGAGGAAATGGTGAGGCTGGACCACAAGGAGAAATGGGTCCTAGGGGTGAAGAAGGGCCAGCTGGGCAGTCAGGGCCTCAGGGTCCCCCAGGACCACCTGGGCTGCCAGGAATAGGTAAACCAGGGGTACAGGGATTACCGGGCCAACCAGGGTCCAAAGGAGAGCCAGGTCACAAAGGTCTGCCAGGACTACCGGGATTACCTGGACCCAAAGGTGATAAAGGAATAGGGCTGCCCGGACAACCTGGTCACAAAGGGCTCCCAGGGCCCCCAGGACCTGCTGGCCCACGAGGGCTGCCTGGTTTTGGAAAACCTGGCTTGAATGGGGCACCAGGGCCACTAGGACCACCAGGACATAAAGGATATCCTGGAGAGCTAGGACCAGCTGGGCCACCTGGTGAAGGAGGACAGCCTGGCCCACCAGGTCAACCTGGTCATGGAAAACCAGGTCAAAATGGCCTGCCAGGACAGCCAGGTATGCCAGGTGGGAAAGGCCATTCAGGACCACCAGGTTTGCCAGGAAAGCCAGGGCTTCCTGGATTTGGTAAACCAGGACTCCCAGGACCAAAGGGTGATAAAGGTATGGGTGGGTCCCCTGGACTTCCTGGACCAAAAGGAGATAAGGGCCACGGAGGACTGCCTGGCATGCTTGGACCCCTTGGACCAAATGGTCCACCAGGTCTTCCAGGCCCTACGGGAACCCCAGGAGGTTTAGGTGCACCTGGTCCTAAAGGTGACTGTGGAGAAGGAGGACATAAAGGGCTTAATGGAGCTCAGGGTGACCCTGGTACCTCTGGGTTACCTGGTAACGATGGTCTGCCTGGAGAGAATGGAGAGCCAGGACAAAGAGGTCCACCAGGACCGAGTGGTGCAAAAGGAGACAGTGGACATAAAGGTCTACCTGGTACCCTTGGTACTCCAGGACTTCCCGGGCCAAAAGGACAAAGTGGATTTACTGGCGAGGTCGGTCCTCAAGGTCCGAAAGGAATCCCTGGAATGGATGGCACAGCTGGACCAATCGGGCCTCCTGGTGTTCATGGGCCCAAAGGAGATAGCGGTCTACCAGGTCAACCAGGCATTGCAGGTCAGGGGAATCCGGGGATTTCAGGACCCATAGGACCCCAAGGGAAAGAGGGCTCACCAGGAACCCCTGGACAACCAGGTACACCTGGCCTTCCTGGACCTCCAGGCCCACCTGGAGTGTCTGGGCAGTCTCCCGACATGGCAGGAGTGCTCTCTGAGATGGGCCCTGAACTCGATGGTGTTAAGGCCAGTGGCTATGGTAAGAAGGGCAAGTATGGAGGCAATGAGGCTGAAGTAATGGGTGCCAGTGGATTGGAAATGCCAGCTTTCACAGCAATAGTGACAACTCCCTTTCCACCTGTGGGCACTCCAGTCATCTTTGACAAGCTCTTGTACAATGGTCGCCAAAACTACAACCCCGAGACAGGAGTTTTCACCTGTGACATGCCTGGCATTTATTATTTTGCCTACCACGTTCATTGCAAAGGAGCTAATGTGTGGGTGGCTTTGATGAGGAACAATGAGCCAGTGATGTATACATACGATGAATACAAAAAGGGATTCCTCGATCAAGCGTCAGGGAGTGCAGTACTACCTCTACAACCTGGGGACACTGTGTATATTCAGCTGCCCTCAGATCAGGCCTCAGGACTTTACGCTGGGCAGTACGTGCACTCCTCCTTTTCTGGGTATTTGTTATATCCGATGTAA